From Quercus lobata isolate SW786 chromosome 11, ValleyOak3.0 Primary Assembly, whole genome shotgun sequence:
tagaatatattatttatttttacgaAATAATAATGactaaatgaatatttatttcataatttcaaaactttcatCTTCTAACATACGGCATATTAATCtctaactatcaaattaatATCAATATTTGTATAAATAGATTTcaggaataaaattaaaagtaaaaataacatATACTACAAACCTTTGGATAGCATGTCAATTTAGGGTCTTCAATTATCATAGAATCCTTAAAATTTCTTATGGcaaacctttaaaaaatataagaagaaaattaaaactgaGTTAAAAAATAGAACCATATAGGTTACAACATTTTGGTTGCATGTGAATTTAAGagtcttctttgttttttttttttttttttttgagaaaccagacctctattcatttttcatatgTTGGATTAGATGTTAGATTAGATTATGACAACATTAACACAAtacttcttttttcaaaaaaacttcTCTACTTTTTCCCCTTTGGAATTGtactcttggttttttttttttttttgaggaaaaagagttgcaatcttttatttttatttttttaaattgtagtattgttgagttttattaattttttagatatgtTTCTCGGTGTTTTTGATTGTATGGTAAAAAATTTctggtttgagaaagtttgtttaaaactaaaagaaaaattttcagattttataaataacttttattaaaaaattaatattttcgcTAACTTACCTTCTGAATTCtagagaaaaattgtattgttttgatttaatacaacaaaaataatatatatacacacattacATTTTGTGATTGTCcctataataaattaaaatatgattataaTAAATTACACTACTATTTATCAAATTAGtccaaaatgaaataataaataaataatgagaccaccttaaaaaaattatcacgcgTAATGTGCGGGATCCGCGACcagttattattaataaaagagtaGGTCAGTAACCACAACATGCAGAAACTGGATCAGGCTATTCCTCAAACTAGACACATTCATTTTTCATATAGGATAAGAAGCTAACAAATAAGCTACATGGTTAACATTAGGAGAAATACAATTAAAGCTCCAACCACAATGGAAGCTACATATAACTGTACTacgattaaaaaataaatattattgtacCTATCCGATTTCCATATGAACACAAGGAAATCTGGTCATACTGTCACTTATGAGGTAACAAATCTTATGTACTTCCTTTTGTGCGGCTTTGGCAGTGCCCATCCGGATATGAAGCAACAAATGACAGTAAGAACAAAACCTGTTGCAGCTCCAATTTTAAATGGTAGACCAATAATtgtcctctttctctttcttggaGAAAGAATAGGAATTTGTTCAGACTGGCAAGTACACTGTGCATAACAAAGACCATTGTTTCCCTCAAAGCTTGTATTCAGAAAAGTATCGAACTGGCTTCCTCGAGGAATTTTCCCACACAGCTGATTATAGGATACGTTGAAATTTGACAGAAAGCTAAGATTTATCAATGAATGAGGTATCTCTCCTGATAGTTTATTGTGAGACAAATCAAGTTTTTCCAAGCCTGTCATGCCTGATAAATCATTTGGAATAGGGCCTGAAAATTTATTCTCTTTCAGATTCAAAACATGAAGCCTTTTCAAATTCCCAAAACCTGGCCAGATTGGGCCTTGGAGAATGTTGTAACTCAGGTCTATAGTTGGTCGAAAGCTTGAAATTTGCCTATAACTCAAGCTTGGTCCACCTTGTCCAGCAGTGTTAAGTTCAAAGCTTGACAAAGGCTCTTCTATTGTGACCTTCCCACTTATTAGGCTCCGAAGTTCAGTCAAACTCTTTGGAATTTCACCTTTGAGAGAGTTATTTGACAAATCCAAGTAAAAGAGAGATTCAAACTTTCCGAACCATGATGGTATGTTTCCACCCAAATGATTCCAAGACAAATCCAAAAACTGCAACTTGTGGCAACGACTCAACCATTCCGGGATTGGACCTCTGAGTTGACAATTGGCAAGAATTAGACTGTTGAGGTTTTTGAATTCCAGACTCACATCATTTGGAATTTGTTCATCATGAAAGTTCCTTGTAAGGCCCAACATACTTAAATTCCTACAATGTTGTAGAATCCTAAGAGTTGATAATATATTACTAAGGCTAGTGTTTGACAGTGAAAGCTGTGTTAGAGACTTCAAATTCTTGAAGTTATGAGGGAGTTCACCGCTAAGGTTGTTGCGCCCAAGATTGAGTGTTTTCAATCCTCTGCAGAAGAAAAGACTATTAGGAATTGGGCCGTGGAACAGATTCGAACCAAGACCTAAGGAGACAAGATTTTTCATTGCAGAACAGTTGAGGTTGATAGGACCACTTAGagaatttttgttcaaatttaacATTTGAAGTGATGGGGAGTTTACTAAAGAAGTAGGCAAATGACCAATGAATAAATTTGAACTGGCTGAGAATTGCTCAAGCCTTGCTAGTCTAGTAAAAATGTCTGGAAGAACTCCAGAGAACAAATTAAAGGAGATATCCAGTTTAACAAGGTTAGAGAGGTTACCAATTCCATTACTCAGTGACCCAGATATGTTATTAACCTGAAGATTCAGTTCACTAAGATTTTTTAGCTGGAAGAGACTCTCAGGCAAACTCcctgacaaaatattttcatcaaaaGAGAGATGTTGTAGGGAAGTACAATTTGCCAAATCTTTTGGAACTTCTCCAGAAAAATAGTTATTAGAGAAATTTAGCACTCGAATTTTTGTAGATATTGTACACATACCTTTGTTGTTGATGGACCCAACAAAAGCATTGTTGCTTATGTCTATGATCTCTATGTTTTGCAGATTAAACAAGTTATCTGGAAGGGACCCCCCAAGGAAATTATGAGAGAAGTTCAGAACTCTCAATTGATTCAATTCTGCCaaagatccacaaatcttcccAACAAGTCTTTTGCTGCCAAGTTCCAAGCCAGCTACCCTTCTGTCAAAACCAGTGGAATTATCACAGGTGACACCAGTCCAAGCGCAGCAACCAGGAGAGTCTGTGCTGTTCCAGTTCCATTCAAGAATTGTTGATTCTAAACAATTGGAGAAACCAGTTAAGGCTCTTAAGTCATCTGGATTGCATGTCAGTGTCTCAGAATTCAGGTTTGGTAGCTCGAAACTTAGACTTAGAGCCattaaaacaaagaacaaacagAAACCTCTTAAGAACATTTTATGTGGATGCCATTTGCCAAAAGAGATGAAATTAGAGAATACAAAGTACTATACTAATAAGATATGTAATTATATATGCAATTCTAGCAAGTGGGTTCGGACCTCAGTATTCGttatcttttaatatatatatcaaaaattcCAAGTTGTATATgaagtttcaaacttttttttgctaatgtaTGAAGTTTCAAACTTTATAGTCCAAAAGTAGGACTTCGATTTTCGTCATGTAGGCGCGCTAGAGTTAGCATTGTTCAACAGTTATGACAGAAGTGTGGAAGTGGGTGATAAGCAGGTCTGGTTAAGTTTTTAAGTGGACTCTTAAGTAGGTAATTGATTGACTAATGGGCAATCTAGAGGGAATCGAATACTAATcctctttctcaatttttgtattgtacTGTATTCTCAACCGATCTTAACTTTTtatgtatttcttttattttctttgtaaaataatcaaagtttaaaataaaaaattagacacAATATACCATAATTTATGGAGTATCAAATAGAACATAAAAAGTGAGTGGATAAATTTGTATTTATCAGTAATTTATACGTAAGGAGCGATGTTTTTAAAACCGTTTCACTaatttttgaacattttttaaGCTGTTTACCAAATATGCCCTGACTCTTGTCTATGTACTCTGGGGACTATTTTGTGTTAACATaagaaattcttaaaaaatgtggacgtacactttttttttttagaagaaaagcATCACttagattaaaagaaaatatcagCCAAAGTTGGCTAGGAGTACAGTAAAGATATGGATATTATATGggtgtaaaaataattttccttaaagCATTGCACTTGGAATTGGGCATTTAAAATGTGTTAACATaagaaattcttaaaaaatgtggacgtaaacttttttttttttttatagaagaaaagCATCACttagattaaaagaaaatgtcaGCCAAAGTTGGCTAGGAGTACAGTAAAGATATGGATATTATATGggtgtaaaaataattttccttaaagCAACACTCATATTATTGggcatttaaaaattgatttaactacttcttaaaaaaaaaaaaaaaaaaaaaaggatttgacTAAGTCTCAGGCACTTGAATTCCggaacattttttctttttaattctttaaaaaatgtgtttatttttttgccaatgGGAAGGTGATGGTTCCCTAATCgcaattttcttgaaaaaatttaaccccaaaaaaaaaattttcttgaaaaaaattatttttatatgcaaATACCCCTATTCCAAGTACATGTAAAGAAGAGTCAAGTATGAAAAAGTAATGTACTTATAAAATTCTAATCAGACACTTTCTACGATTTCCAATAACaagtaaattatattaatttatatttaattagataattttgtacataagaaaatttataatataagcaatatcaatttcccaaatttcttcaaaaaatttaactaatttcTACACTTCTTCTAccaatttttcacaatttccGCAGATATGCACAAACAAATTTCTACcatcaaacacccaaaaaaaaaaaaaaaactcaagtgTGCATATAATATTTAGTTCTAAGCTAGCCTTTTGcttaatttatgtattttttttatgggttttacactatttttcccatcaactttatttcaaataatataagtttaaactttttaaatataaactagcttttagctttttatcTCACATCAAACAAACAGTCGAAAGTaatcaattttcaattagaTATAATGCACAAATTTCTAAATTTCAACcttcaaacaccaaaaaataaaaaataaaataaaactactttATTGTCCacattatttaaacaaatt
This genomic window contains:
- the LOC115969327 gene encoding phytosulfokine receptor 1-like — its product is MFLRGFCLFFVLMALSLSFELPNLNSETLTCNPDDLRALTGFSNCLESTILEWNWNSTDSPGCCAWTGVTCDNSTGFDRRVAGLELGSKRLVGKICGSLAELNQLRVLNFSHNFLGGSLPDNLFNLQNIEIIDISNNAFVGSINNKGMCTISTKIRVLNFSNNYFSGEVPKDLANCTSLQHLSFDENILSGSLPESLFQLKNLSELNLQVNNISGSLSNGIGNLSNLVKLDISFNLFSGVLPDIFTRLARLEQFSASSNLFIGHLPTSLVNSPSLQMLNLNKNSLSGPINLNCSAMKNLVSLGLGSNLFHGPIPNSLFFCRGLKTLNLGRNNLSGELPHNFKNLKSLTQLSLSNTSLSNILSTLRILQHCRNLSMLGLTRNFHDEQIPNDVSLEFKNLNSLILANCQLRGPIPEWLSRCHKLQFLDLSWNHLGGNIPSWFGKFESLFYLDLSNNSLKGEIPKSLTELRSLISGKVTIEEPLSSFELNTAGQGGPSLSYRQISSFRPTIDLSYNILQGPIWPGFGNLKRLHVLNLKENKFSGPIPNDLSGMTGLEKLDLSHNKLSGEIPHSLINLSFLSNFNVSYNQLCGKIPRGSQFDTFLNTSFEGNNGLCYAQCTCQSEQIPILSPRKRKRTIIGLPFKIGAATGFVLTVICCFISGWALPKPHKRKYIRFVTS